The nucleotide window CCAAAGTGACaaacagaaataaaatagtCTCTCAAGgtgaaatatcaaaaatatacaataaaaggaatgAACTAGTGGCAATAGCGAAAAAGGAAGGAAGTCTATACAAAATGACAAGCTTTATTAAAACTCAAGATTGTGAAATGTGTGCCAATGCGTCAACTATAAAAATGAAAGGAGTACAAACTCTAAAGGAAAAGTGGCATCGCACCCTTGGACATGTGAACTTCAATTATCTAAATATCTTATGCAGAAATGAGTTGTTGATTGGATTACCAAAGGAATTAGAACCTGATCAGATGAAATGTGCTATCTGCATTCAGAATAAATTGCATAATCTACCGTTCGAAAACAACAGATTAAGAGCGAAAGAAATTTTAGAAGTCGTTCACTCCGACTTAAATGGGCCACATGCAACAGTTGGAAATCGTGGTGAAAGAtattttctttcatttattGATGAATATAGCAAACTAACAAAAGTTTATTGCATCAAAACTAAAGATCAAGTCTATGAGTGCTTCGAAGAATATataaatgaaatacaaaatcttaCTGGGAAGATGATTAAGAAACTAAAGTGCGACAATGGAAGGGAGTATATAAACTCAAAAATCTATAATTTCGCAAAAACAAAAGGGATATACATAAGTGCATGTCCCCCATATGTACATGAATTGAACGGTACTGCCGAACGATACAACAGATCAATCATGGACACTGCAAGATGCTTGTTAGCCGAAGCGAGAATCGACAAGAGATTTTGGCCAGAGATTGTGAGGACAGCTGCATACCTCAAAAATAGAACACTGTCAAACACTTTAGAAAGGAAAACTCCATACGAGATATTTTTTGGCAGAAGACCATGCGTCAAAAATTTACGTTTGTATGGGAGCAGAGTGTTTGTCAGAATTCCAGAAGAAAGGAGAAAGAACAAATGGGACAAGAAGGCAGAATTAGGCATTCTAGTGGGTTACACAGACGTTGGCTACAAAATCCTGATAAATAACAAAGTAATAGTAGCCAGGCACGTCGATATAATAGAAGAAGATGTTAACTGTATTGGCTTCAAAGATGATAGAGGATCAACCCAATCAAGATGAACCAGAGGAAGAAGCTCCAAAGTCGACCGACATTGAAACAAAAATCAAAACTGAAGAAAGGACTGATGAAAAGACTGATGAAGAAGCGTCGCCAAGGAGGTCGACGAGAACAAAACAAACCGTCAATCGCTATGGTGAACCGTATGTATATCAATCTATCCATGTAAACTATTGTAATACAATTGTTCCAGGTACATTTAAGGAAGCAATAACGTGTAATGAGGCTGAAAACTGGAAAAGAGCAATGAATAGAGAAATAGATAGCTTGGAGAAAAATAAAACTTGGACGCTAGTAAACAGACCGCACAATCAAAACATTTTAGATGTAAAATGGGTATACAAAAGGAAGGCAGACGATACCTATAAGGCCAGACTAGTGGTAAGAGGATATCAACAAGGAGAGGAAATTGAAAACACATATTCTCCGGTAGGAAAAATGCAAACTCTAAAATTACTGTTATCGTATTGCTGCCAAAACAGTTTAATGATAGAACAAATGGATGTTGAAACAGCCTTTTTGAACGGAAAATTAAACTCAGAAGTATATGTAAAACAACCACTAGGTTATTCAGATAATAGTAATAAGGTCTATAAGTTATATAAGTCACTGTATGGTCTGAAAGAAAGTCCGAGATGCTGGTATGAATGCTTCAATAGTTATATAAACGAGTTAGGTTTTCAAAGGAGTAATATTGATTACTGTTTGTATGCAAATAATGACAGAAATGAACCTGTATACATATTGCTTTTCGTTGATGATCTGTTAATTTGTGGTAGAGATAAAGAAAAGATTCGTAAAGTAAAAACAAAACTGTCCagtaaatttaaaatgaaagacATGGGTAGAGTCAAAAACTATATAGGGatagatataaaatataactaTGGAAAAGAAAATCGTATGACTCTAAATCAAGGAAAATATATAGAATCCTTGGCTAAGATATACAATCTCGAGAATGCAAAGCTAAATGATACTCCTATGGAAACGAACTTAAAGCTAGAATTAGCAAAAGAACCAGATTTAAATGTTAAATATAGAAATTTGATAGGTGCTCTCTTGTATATTAGTTGTGGCACCAGGCCAGATATCGCGTTTAGCGTAAACTACCTCAGTAGATTTCAGAGTTCATACAACGAAACACATTTCAAATATGCGATTAGAGTACTTAAGTATCTGTACAAAACAAAAGaccaaaaattattatataaaagaaaCATAAATGCCGAAATCATAGATTGTTTCGTAGATGCGGATTGGGCTGGAGATATTGTTGACCGAAAGTCCACCACAGGATTCGTTGTAAGATTATTTGGAAATGTAATAAGTTGGCGATCACGTAAACAAAATAGTGTAACAAAATCATCCACCTTCGCTGAATATATAGCATTGTCAGAAGCGGTAACTGAAATAAAATGCGCGCGTGAaactttaaaaatattcaatgtAAACTTAGAGAAACCAACTAACAAGGGGAGCCCAGGGTAGTCGGAATCCGGATTTTCgtgaaacttgcagtatttgaagatgacatatccaagtttaatttagcaaagcagtagcgcgcgcttctcaagatttcccgagaaaatggcatttgaaaattcggtttacgcgttcataaggagttcgcgttaagctatgaacatgaagcgcagtggccgagggcgctgcgagaaagactggtaatcagtaggtcgctggttcgagtcttgctgccgacattttttttaaaatcttttttcagttttaatcctaatgaaatctgccattaaacaattattttttaaatagaaaatgcatgttttttatttgtgggtattgaaaaaaatcgaacataaaaataatacagtgttatatttactttattattgctcattctttattaataaaaaaaattacgtgttagtatgacacgacccagaatgatactcatcgtaaaagcatgggaaacaataattttttcggcATCTAGCACACACTATAAACGGAGCGTTTGTACAGGAGCACGCCGTTTTCAAGAGTTCTATTGGAAAGCACACTTCATtaacattcataaaaatttctctgGTATCGCAGAgattgaataattatttttatttttcaaatagaatattattttctatttatacctCTCTCGGCAGTGTTGGGTTTTCCGGTTTTCCTTTACCTGGATAAACCGAGTCTGCCTGGATAAATCTTCTTTCGTGTTTGCACAAAGCAATTAAGCAAGGGGTACCAGCATGAGGATGGTAGTAACCGTTGAAGGGACGGGGTAGACTCTTACCTAGGTGAGGCGCGAGGTCAACCCAGGTAAATCCCAAAAACAGACGTCGCGCTTGGTTTTATTACAGCCAATTATTGTTTCCCATGCTTTTACGATGAGTATCATTCTGGGTCGTGTCATACTAacacgtaattttttttattaataaagaatgagcaataataaagtaaatataacactgtattatttttatgttcgatttttttcaatacccacaaataaaaaacatgcattttctatttaaaaaataattgtttaatggcagatttcataaattttaggattaaaactgaaaaaagattaaaaaaaaaaatgtcggcagcaagactcgaaccagcgacctactgattaccagtctttctcgcagcgccctcggccactgcgcttcatgttcatagcttaacgcgaactccttatgaacgcgtaaaccgaattttcaaatgccattttctcgggaaatcttgagaagcgcgcgctactgctttgctaaattaaacttggatatgtcatcttcaaatactgcaagtttcacGAAAATCCGGATTCCGACTACCCTGGGCTCCCCTTGTAAGATATATGAAGACAATTCAAGCGCTCTAATCATTGCTAAAAACGGAAATTCCACAAAAAACTCGAAACACATAGAAGTCCATTATCACTTTGTAAATGAAAACTATGTAAATGGAACTGTAGATATCGTCAAAATTGAATCCGAAAATAATATTGCAGACATATTTACTAAGGCATTAGGTAAGACAAAATTTGTTAAATTCAGAGAAATGTTAAACCTAGAGAAATGTAAGGATGAATGAATGTTAACTGGCAGTGATAAACTATTATAAATGTAAGGAGGTGTGTTAAAATACTGTATGTAAATACATTTATATAGTTTCATGTGTCATGCGAGCGTCGTTGCTATCGCCATCTATTGGACACGGTCACAAGTTACACAAAGCGCATGCGCGATTGGATCGGCATTCCAGCGTACCCGTTTCGTTGGTTAGCGAGTCAGTATTCAGAGAGCACATGTTTCAGTCACACatagttatacgttatacacaACAcatcaattatatattattatatattattaattattattctttcttataatatattattctttCACACAAAAGTTATTCACGGGATCATTTATTTCAACAAGAAGATCTCGAGAAGGAGACCCAGGGTAAACAACGACAACCATCTACGCATTACCATCGGACGGAGGGGATATTTGCCAAACCGTATCCCAGGGACCACCGCCGCTGCAATATTTGCCGCCGCCCAGGACACGCCACCGCCGACTGCCGTTTCCGAAAAAACAACGTGCCAGTACCGAAGCCAACGACCACCTCAACCACGCTGCAGCCAGGATTCACGCAGCCCCCAGTGAGTCGCACTCCGCTGCAATGCTACGGATGCGGTAAACCGGGAGTCGTACGCAGCAAATGCCCGGACTGCACGAAGACGGCCAAAACCCCGACGTCTGCAGCATTTTGCACAGTAAGTGCAACCATACATCCACGACAGCGACCAGCGGTCGACATCACCATCGCCGGAGAAAAAGGGCAGGCCTTCTTCGATACAGGAGCGAAGTGCAGCGTTGCGAGTCAGAGCTTGTACTCTCTGTTGAAGACGAAAGGCTACCTATTCGAAGAACGGAAAATGGAAGTCGCGCTGGCAGACGGAAACCCACACATTCAGGGTGTTAAAGCGGCTCATCTTGAAGTAGAGCTTCGTGGTCGCTGCCTCCGGACCACCTTCATTGTCTTGCCGGAAGGAAAGGACAACCGAACTCTGCTGGGCGTCGACTTCATCGAAGACGCAGGAATTGTATTGAATGTTCCGCAGCGGACATGGCATTTCGTGGAGGCACCAGAAAATCTACACGATTTCCAGGATGAAGTTCTGTTTGGGAATGCATCTTTCGGCAAGGGGGAGACCGGAGTCCCTCTATTATCCTTAACGACAGATGCGATTCGCGAGATTCAGAATTTCGCGAAACCTCCGCCGAAATGTCTGAGCCCGATTCGGGAAGTTACAACAACACTCCAGGCTTACCTGCAGGAGGAAATCGAAATGGAGGAACCAGTGCCAAACGCAAATTATCCAGATATCGACAATTTTTTCGAGAGATGCATCCAAACATTTGAGACGAGGATGGACATCGCTACCGTCGACATCGGGGAAATAAGGGAGGACGAAGCGGTAAGTATCTCCCCCGAAGAAAAGCGAAAACTCTGCGACTTATTGAGAGAAAACGCTGATTTATTTCAAGCCAACACATCACCGAGCAAGGAAGCTGTCCATAGAATAAACACCGAGGACCACGCTCCAATCGCTGTGCCGCCATATCGCATACCACCCGCAAAGAGAGAACTGCTGCGCaccgaaatagaaaaaatgatggaaGCAAAAGTCATCGAGGAATGCGAATCACCATGGGCCGCACCCGTAGTTTTAGTGCCTAAAAAGGACGGCAGTATTCGGGTTTGCGTGGACTATCGCAAACTCAACGCCGTTACCATTACTGATTCGTATCCTCTGCCACGGATCGACGACCTGCTCCATTCGGCCAAGAGAACGGGATTCATGTCTGCGCTGGATCTACAATCAGGCTATTGGCAAATTGGCGTACGAGAAGAAGATCAAGACAAAACGGCCTTCACGAcacctttcggaatttttcgaTTCAAGCGGATGCCGTTTGGGTTGAAGAATGCACCGGCTAcatttcaacgcctcatggaccGGATGAGAGCTGGTTTAGGAGATCGCAATATTCTCGTCTATCTGGACGATATATTGGTACTCTCCGCCAACTTCACCGAGCACCTCGAGGACTTGAGAGCAGTTTTTAACAGACTTCGCCAATTTGGTCTCCGAATGAATCGGCAGAAATGTCGTCTGGGATGCCCGAAAATCAAATATCTTGGACATGTATTGACAGCAGAAGGCATCCATCCCGATCCTGAGAAGGTCAAGGCGATCCAAGGCATGGCTACACCGGCGAATCTGAAACAGCTGATATCCTTCCTACAAACTTGTTCATGGTATAGACGTTTTGTACCAAATTTCGCTACAGTTGCCCAACCTCTGACCCAGCTAACAAAGAAAAAGGCAACCTGGGAATGGAAGACGAGTCAACAGCAAGCATTCGAGCACCTGAAAGGAGCCCTTATGAGTCCTCCGATTCTGCAATACGCCGACGAGAAACAGTCCTTCACCATACGTACCGACGCCAGTGCCTATGCCATAGGAGCAGTTCTGTTACATGGCGAGAAGGAATCGGAACATCCCATTGAATATGCCAGCAGATTACTGACGGCGGCGGAACGCAACTACTCAACCACCGAGAGAGAGGCATTAGCAGTTGTTTGGGCTGTTGACAAGTTCCGAGGAAACTGTTTCCACTGCAGCAGGCAACGGCGGAAGCCTGTGCAGAGATCCTCATCAACGAAGTTATGCTTCGTTTTGGTATGCCACGGCGAATCATCAGCGACAATGGTACTCAATTCATCAGCGGGGTCATGCAGCAGGTAGCCCACTGTTTTGGGCTGCAACAGGCGTTCACCCCTGTCTATCATCCCGAGGCCAATCCGGTGGAACGGAAGAATCGCGATCTGAAGGCGCAGCTTGGAATCTACGTCGGTAGAGACCACTCTACATGGGACGAAAGGCTGCCAACCATACGATTTGCGATGAATTCGGCCCGGTGCGTGACAACCGGGTACTCAGCAGCCTTCCTTACGTTCGGGAGAGAGCTGAGAACGCCCGATGACGCCAATCGGGACTTGAGAACCATCATCCAAGCAGAAAATTTCCTGCCGGAAATTACTCCAAAACTGTTGACACTGGCGGACACGATGCAGATAGCCCAGCAGAACCAGGAACGTCAGCAGGAGCAGAGGAAGGAGTATGCCGATCAACGACGCCGGCCCAATCCTGGTTACGAGAGAGGAGACCTGGTGTGGGTAACCACTCACACCCTCAGCCGACGAGAGAGGAACTACACAGCGAAGTTCGCACCAAAGAGGGACGGACCATACGTGGTGAAGCGCCGCATAGGGTCCAACAGCTACGAGATCGAGACCCGTGAGGACCAGCCTGTGTGCGTAGGGGTGTACCACACCTCGGCGCTAAGGCCCTACAACGGAGCACGGGCGAACCCACCACCAGATCCAGTAACAACCATCCGTAAACGAGGGCGACCTCGTAGGCAGCACGAGGGTCAACCAACACAGCGTCCAACGAAGCAAGCTCGGCGCAAATGAAGGAAGTCCTGGACTACTCGTCGAGGACGCCGTCGTGTCCAGAGGGGGAGACtgtaacgcgacgaggaacgagacaaccccaggggtgccaatccgcctcggcactaccctgagattaagaaaagaatcgcgccgcgaccgaatgttctagaaggccgcatgttcgagaaacttctaaaatccctaacaacgcccaaacaagggttagcaacgactagtataaataccggtagacgatcgcggagaaatcacttttgctgcgcctgtgggagaggacgaggtaagaccacggccgcccataggttagggagagtacgaagcaatgctatcggacgcccggcagctcaggagaggacaggggttgcacctggacgcctctctggataaatgggagaggacggccatgaaggccggccgcccgccgagaggaaagaacagggcagcttcctggccgcctgaaagtaggttcaccaggttactctgtacgtcttggagaggacggccatgaaggccggccgccgagcttatagaggacacctggtgaatccgagtcgtcgtcgttttcccaataggagagtacggttgaaataaaccggacgcctgtttgggaaaaccttttattagtaaatcattttaatctttcgttgctaaccttcttcaaaggtttattgtaaattttacgaaaactttcgatgtatgaaactaattggaaaatatattctttgttcagagagaaatcccaattcctattccttgcgatacgagagagagaacctgttCCTACTAGTATGTTGGATCCTACAACGTGAAGATctattaaaaaatcgattttcgattttcggggtcattacaataacttccctataaaatcgggaagttaattatatagagcctatagataatacagaataaaatataaacacgaaatataatacgtataatgtttatatttatatttcgtttttaattattgccatactttaccatattgtaatcttctaggtgtattgtataacttccgtaaagacattttaatgatattatcgatacatatctaagttcattcggagaaaattcgttaaaaagctagaaatattgtcttttaagtttttcacatgaaacgtgcattattcaagctttaatacaaataaagagcaggcacgcgtttggcgaatatacctaatatagttataaaaaaaccaagtatattaaaaatcacgttataagtaaagaaagaaaaccattattaccattatctatgtcataagaacgcagagtatttgaatctcggataacgcaataactcgtccgcccgaacttgttcgattcttttcgtacccgcccgacgaattcgaagtcgaatcgaagggccgccgccggactttctgcgacccgacccgactcgaacccgaacatcgagcggcccgcacatccctaaattatttataattataaatatattatattaaatgacctatattataataacctatattaggtaattattatcacactttaaataaataaatatggctcaaattatgccgtatttaggctcattttaattagaaggatctcacaaatacgttggtaattccgtaaaaaagattgaaaaataaaaaactttcctatgtgcattgatgtaatcggtacgcagccttttgaactgtgtcggctgcctcgtacctcagtccctctttgtcgtttacgagctgtggtaacaaaagttctggtatgttgttagtctaaaaatatgatcaatgctatttttcaatttctctaaaaaacctgcatttgtcgactttttgcgtgtttttcactttgtgtgtaattaacattttgaaccaaaaaatcgggaaaaaatctcaaatatcaatttcaattaaatgcaattatatgattaaattaatgcaagtaaatggggaaaattgatcgaaaattgaatggcacaacggctgtttaaataattcgaagcactacctcgtccggctaggcccttcattccaaattccaatattccaatattccaatatcattttaaatatttcaagtactatttaaaactattaatgagttttaacaacaaaatatttttaatagaaaactaaattttgacatataagataagattatagcaagcttgctataaatgtcgaaaactcgagtctggccagatatgagacattcaattttcaggaaacactattctatgatgacgaacggagaaaagggaagtgaagctcgggggcttcggtcgccgtggagtggagtgaaacattgtaacatgatacgggtcgggtcgggtatatcggtgtgagactactaatcaaacaacaaagcttaattatttatcattatttttttataggattttccttaacatatttggtgaattttgtttctttttatgaaaatgataccaaaattatataattccgatgatatttgcttatgcaatgagcgacgcaagtttcggacacaaagaaggacagcgtcgggaaaaaaagagacgcggagagtccttattcttttaagatttcgacttcgacttcgtctgctagctcttcgtctcgtcgcacaatgtactcataaatgaatcatgtttcaggaagtggttcagttcagaatgaaataaaataatgttacacgtactttttaaatagcgtcatatatggtgcaagaaatattcgtatagagtcaaatagaattatttttttagatatcttcgtacgaaatactgcctctaaataacattgtatggataggagccgtcgaaaattagtttaattagttaatacttttatcttgttactgcctctactttaataattgcagtcaataatgctgtcgagcattacaagtatgggataaataagaaaaaaaattaattttctgtttcctactaaggatcttaataagaacgattgaattttgtcattacacaacataacaaaatattttttaagaatcattattttatatataacgcaataatgttcaaattacttttaaattccaatacatttgtagaatattacgtagtaattacttccatttttcctacatctataaactatcgattatattgtaaacaattattacaatggtgataataaggaaaataagaatgcaataagagaattatacagggtgtctcaaaattaggtccggagccgaaaatgggaggttcctgaggtcatttcaagcgacattttcctttgaaaaaatgtcgtttgtggcttcgttaacgagttattaacgaaaaacacggaccaatcagagcgcgagctagacgcgtgcagcccggcgcgccggcagccgagtgtcggtggcacgccgcgatgtcgcaatgaaaaaaagtttctcgatgatgtgaatcctcgccaatttcgatatgCTTTGGATAtcttgtcaataccatgattctgaacaacatttccctttacagtttctgtcgatcggctttagtttacgatattattgtaaaaatttgtaattgtaaatcgatcgatgtactattttctatccgatttcaataagctttggatatgttgtcaataccatgattctgaacaacatttccctttacggtttttgtcggtcggctttagtttacgatattattgtaaaaatttgtaattgtaaatcgatcgatgtattgtacatactatctcctcgccgatttcgatgagctttatttcaaaggaagaagatatttaaaacatcgaatttataacatatttcaaagtcatcgaaatcggtgaggacccacatcatcggcaactttacccgaacgatagaagaagcacaaacttattgaattaaaaactcacttattcagccgtaaatccatttgactaccacatacaaccaccacactttcacataattgttgaactcgtagcacacttttataactcgtatcgatatcgaacgaaattacttactccgacgcggaaagagttcgatgctcttcgcgatgccgcgcgaaactgtgctctaccagcgtacaatgtattcgatgaaggcgtcgtttaaaacaaatgaaatcgtttccaaggagatattgatttttcgagaaccatatggcattgatttttctagaatcatatgattctcgaaaacaccgattcttgacgaacgaacgatgccatggacgagatatctcgtgtatccttatgcacacaccgctagatcacgtatacgtacgcgaggactgcaagggtccgggatcagacttctgatttctcaataatgcaaagacggggttttttagtagtcaaaatcgctagacgaaagatcaatctaggatgcgatcattctcagaagtcctatttttacgattacgagcaatggttttgcaatattcggctgcatgttgtccgtcgaagaggctagaacgccgcacagtgggacctttcgtccaaatcggagacaaaatcaaagaactttcggtagaaatgagatatgtagagcgatgaaatattttttaaattaaagctgaaactttgcagaatacgggacaaatagggagattatggtaagaacgttttttaacgttgagaaaattcattaaacatgtagaatttcaagaaatctattttgcaacatcctgaggtcgtagaaaaattttgagaccagatttgaaatcagcgtgaaaaaattgacgggaaatgaagtacagcatctccagaaaaaattttttcctcgcgtggtattggaaaaaccacaattttcacgaaattgtgcaagtttaacgaattttctcaacgttaaaaaacgttcttaccataatctccctatttttcccgtgttctgcaaagtttcagctttaatttaaaaaatatttcatcgctctacatatctcatttctaccgaaagttctttgattttgtctccgatttggacgaaaggtcccactgtgcggcgttctagcctcttcgacggacaacatgcagccgaatattgcaaaaccattgctcgtaatcgtaaaaataggacttctgagaatgatcgcatcctagattgatctttcgtctagcgattttgactactaaaaaaccccgtctttgcattattgagaaatcagaagtctaatcccggacccttgcagtcctcgcgtacgtatacgtgatctagcggtgtgtgcataaggatacacgagatatctcgtccatggcatcgttcgttcgtcaagaatcggtgttttcgagaatcatatgattctagaaaaatcaatgccatatggttctcgaaaaatcaatatctccttggaaacgatttcatt belongs to Lasioglossum baleicum chromosome 17, iyLasBale1, whole genome shotgun sequence and includes:
- the LOC143217526 gene encoding uncharacterized protein LOC143217526, coding for MNSARCVTTGYSAAFLTFGRELRTPDDANRDLRTIIQAENFLPEITPKLLTLADTMQIAQQNQERQQEQRKEYADQRRRPNPGYERGDLVWVTTHTLSRRERNYTAKFAPKRDGPYVVKRRIGSNSYEIETREDQPVCVGVYHTSALRPYNGARANPPPDPVTTIRKRGRPRRQHEGQPTQRPTKQARRK